The Glycine max cultivar Williams 82 chromosome 17, Glycine_max_v4.0, whole genome shotgun sequence genome contains the following window.
atatatataatatcactatttatattcatatattaatttataatttatgctagcatataaattaataaaataaattattattattattatcttatttttaaatttttattattaattaatttagtagtAATATGaaccaaaattttaattctttagaaaaagactcaaataaaaagatataatagaaattaaaaggttatttaagccttaaaaatattaactaaatttttcattaacataaattaattattattttggcctaaatagaattttagtccttctttttattcaattttaactttggaccatttaaataaagtaaagacatttgattctattatttttttattaataaattaatttaaaattattaattattaaaaaaacctcTTTAAATAACTTGAGAATTTAGGTGaacattaaaatgtaataataaaaaatgattttaattaaaaatatacttgagttatatatatatatataagatgaaaatatttattaaaatttcacatataattaatatctgaaaaacttattttacttgttttataattttttttaattatattgttttatcctaaaactcaaattcaaaatcttatcTGAAAACGGCAAGTTGAATTTTACACTAATGAACTTAAggttagtaaataaataaattaatataatccaTGTCAGCAAATGAAAAGGCAATAAGGGAGGCAGGGGCGGTGCTGATGTGGGTCCATATGAAGTAGGGATCATGGCAAGTGGCGATCACTACCGTCCAAGCGAACCTCACAGGCAGTGATGGCCCCCCACATACGCATCACAGTCAGTCAGTCACAGAGCAGCCATAACCGTTGGATTTGCGCACCCACACGCTCGATGCTTGGGTGCCACCTCACATCACCCCTTCATTATTTCTTTCCCATGAAAGTTACTCTTTTCTCGTCtgtgttaaataattttaatttcatagcACTTTTAAAAGATatcctaaaaaattaattaaagaataccCCAATCTAATTAACTCCAATCTTGGATTGAATCATTCTAACGCTGATGAAATGGACCAATAATTGTGTAGCACATGTATACCCGTAAATTATGGAATCAAGCCATGTGTTACTCATTGGCTCTTTTGTTTGGTAATGTGAAATAAAttgagttaataaaaaatatttggttaaaaaaataaagaagaatacAATACGAGTAGACCGGGAGAACAAGGGAGTTTTCACTAAAGAAAGATTTGGCCgtgtttgttttatgtttttaaaaactattttttcttaagaaagaataaatatgattagaattgtttataatcatttttaaaatgaatactttcaattttaaaaactaaaaaattaaaacatttttaagttatttcagtttttttatcattcatatttgttcttatatataatatattttttattataccaaaaaaattattattttaaatcaattttataaaataaattcgaaaaaataaaaaacaaaaatacaattacgcatttaacaagaaaaaaaaggtagatttttaattagtttatgaaGAGAAGAGTcgcaaattaaaataatttatcatcttattattattataataatagacaaatatttttctttaaacttaAGCAATTAAAGTATCAATTATTTCGTCAATACAATTCAcccattttaaataattttgctcattttcatttcgttttttttcttcaatacaAGTCACTTCATCTCCTTCATTttgagtgatttttttattataggtaGAAATTAAACGtgatataaaaaagtttatagCACTCATACATTTTCAACCAACTGAATTATAcactcttaatttatttatttcattctgTGTGATTAAGTTAcacaattttaaagaaatttagttCGTTGTTAAGTTACTCATTCATTAGCTCAAACATCtcaaattctttattaatcCGTAGTcgtttcttaatattttttttactgtattaATGATATTCTTTTTAATGGAATGATGTAATTATCTTgcagtaaataaaaatacataattttttttattttgataataattttacatgCGCGTGAAATGTAGATCATTGAAATTTGGTCATATATGCATTTAGCTTGTATTAttgtaaagattttttaaaaatgttgtctatattttatactaaaaaactGAATGTAATAagataatcattaaattaagagtttaaatatttatgtattgacactaaaataagtaattgtttaaattattttaagataattattttaaaaataaataaatatattatatattgtgagttatgattgaatgattatatattttttttatagaatataatattttttctcttaaattaaaGTGTGTATAACCCaagaaattaaatcaattttggtATTTCCTGGttgtatgtataatttttttttaaggaaaaataaaatgataatctcTAAACACCTGCACCTCAAAAAGTTAAATTCATGACTTTTATAATCACCTTTGATAATTTTTGAAGGTATAAGATTGGCCCAGTTGAAAATAagtgaagaaaaaaggaaagaagaaggaaTTGTGTGTTTGAATCTttgttattgatatttttaataaaattaacagatttgttaataaaaaaacattgttaatttttataagaagTGTGTTATATACATGCAGTTATTATCTTAGTCTAAAAATAGGACGCTCGAATTTGTATATAATGATGTTTCCAACGTGTAGACACGTAATATTAAGATGGAGTCACATCTCCGTCTTGGTAAGATTCATGGTATACATTACTTTAAGACCGAACCCGAAATTGCTGCTATGCGATGGGGGCTTTTCCATTAATGTTTTCTAAATTATAACCACAGAAGTGTCTAATGCAAACAATTGGATTtgcattattctttttatttatttatttattaatatttgcaTTATTCATATCAACTACTTCTTAGCATAGGTGTCAAGATAAATTAAAGTGTTGGCGTTGCCAACTTCAAGCAGAGAAAGATCAAGTGGCCTTGACTGTAACTTTTTGACTGGACCATCAAGTCTATTATTTTGggaatttattgaaatatactgataatataaataatttttatattaccaATTAATTAGAgtttgttatattattataaaattcttaattttattgataattatttaagGTAACATATctaaaatactatttatttaGTCCAAACATGAAATTACAAACGCTTATATTCAGTCCATGTTGTCTAGTGTGCAGAAAGATAGTTATTTATAAGCATTTTGACGCTCAAAGTATGTTTTGTACTTATTGAAATTACTGGCTCAAAGAAGAAGGCTTATCGGTGGTGTTATATAATGGTCGAAGGATAGAGCATGTGAAGTTTAGTGAGAGTTTAATCCCTTGCGTGTTGGCCTGAATACATCAATGTGCAGCCGAGATGCATGATTCAAGTGCTGCTCCAAAACACtatttatttagttaataatagacatttttttaagaaaacaacgTATTCAAATCAAACTCTTCATTATTTTAAAGGATAAGTATAAACTAGAGGAGGATGCCTcgatttaaattagaaaatagtATTCAAAGTATCTATTGTTGTGCTTTGTGCTAGGGAtctcttaattaaattatattgttttagGGTGATGTTTAAGAATAGGATTGATAATTTATACGGACAATTTATAAAATGagtgagtttttattttagtttttgtaaagcaaaaattatttacttctGGTCCTTTTAGATTTTGAAATcgctatttttagtttttgtaaactGAACGATTTTTGGCTTTAATcctcctaaaatatttttatttaagttttatttctcGAAAATCTGAAATtactatttttagtttctattatttaatttaaggcagataaataaaatctattttggggaagtaaaaaaaaaatagacatgtGATGTGACGATATATATTCTTCTTCTCACGAATACCATCATCATATTAATGTGGTTTCAATATATGTTTCTAAACACCATAAATTTCAGCTGATTAAGGATAGTGAGTTGAATCTTACCTTGACATTGCAGAAGAGATCGAGGTTCCAATCCGAACATATTATGCCATTTTCCGTTTATTTAGCAGGTTTTCATTACGTTTCCAGCTGCCAACCCATACGAGAAAGATAGTTAGTTGGAATGTTTTACAAATATGCCATCCATGCATTCTAATCTATACGCCAATATTTTATTGTCTGATTGTTAATTTGAGATTTGTGACTTTTTTGGGTAAGAATGTAAACGATTCGATTCGAATGCGAAGCCTGCATTTTCATGTTGGTTCAAAATGGAATCTTCCAAAGGCTGGTCTTTCCTAATAGGGACTAGTAATGCCATCGTGATCAAAGCTATCACAATGGCTTATATATAAGCTTTACCTAATAGTTGAATAGTAGAttacctgaaaaaaaaaaagggataaaTTAAGTAATCCATTCTATCCCAAATTCAGGTTTTGATCAATTTTTATGTAAtacaatttaaatcttttaatatgcaagaaaaattaatgacattaatatatatatattagtaaaattCATTATCATCTAAACCACTTAATAATTTCCCAAACAAAAAAATCCAAGTATTCTTTTTtggtgtaataaaaaaatattgaaacttcTTATTTGAcactcaattaaatttatccattttaggATAAAGTATGACATTTAATTACGACTTCATatccaaatcaaaaatcaaatatttaaatcttagTTAAGGACTTAGTGTAAATTACTTTTGTCAACAACTAGACTCCAAGCAATATTTCatcttattagttattattggTTAGAATTTTCAACTAAAATTAGCACTGGTTCCAAACACACGTGAATAAAAATGATAcgggagtttgatacaattttgtTTGGGAGGAAGAAAGAATGGATGAACTAATAATGGAATTAAGAATAGCTTCGATACTTTAATTTTGAGGTAAAGAATTATTGatctttaaaatatgaaaagccACAACAAACCCACTGATACTCGTAATTTTGAATCTTTGAATCGAAATGATCCATTCTGTATCTACAGACCACAGCTGTTTCAAAAACATCACATGATAAACTCTAGTTATGCTAATCATTTCATTCTGTATAAACTAGCTCAATGGCATTCCAATTATGAAAATAGTAAACATAGAGACAAGTCGAAAAATATAAGTATACATTAGAAACTTCAGATTAGATGTAAGTCTGCACACGGCTCATGTATGTAAAGCCAAgagatttttcacaaaatttggTAAAAACAAGGTGCATTTCAGAGTAGTTGGTGTATCTCAATGTACAAAAGTATCACTAATTCGATCAGCCAGTTGAGGTTAGACATTGAGaactgataaaataaaatgcacGGGTAACCTAAAGGGCATATATTAAATACAATATACTTCTTGCCTAGCTCAAGGTATACATTGTCATTCTAAACAACCAACCTAATAACCGTCAGACAACATACAGTTTACATACGTCAGTGAACAAAGAGATAAATGAAGTGACAGGAATAAGTAAAAAGTTCCTATACGATCTAGCAACGAGCAGAAACATATAACCAGCGTTTTGTGCAGATCATACCCTGCatcataataaaagaaaaattgaactaTTTATCAGTCAATTTTCATGTGTAGACCATAACAGAACACTCGTTAAAAACTCACAATGACATAAAATAACTCATGAAGATTAGCATCAGAGTGGTAACAGAGAACACGGAGCTCAGGAAAGGAAATGAGGCGGGAAACATACACAGAGATATTGCACAAGTGGGGAAGACAATTTCAAACATACAAAATAAGTAGGGACATAAAGAGGATTTAGTGGTCAATCTAATATAGAAATGGTTGGACTCTTGAATAGTAAAAGAAACATGCAAGTTTCAATTATTCAGtattgtataaagaaaaaacatataatgGAAAGGGGCGATTTGTTTCTGCCATGACAAGCTTACTGAAGAAAtgctttagaaaaaaaaatctcatgagGACAATAGTAAACAGATAAAACtaagatgaaagaaaaagttaaCCTTATATGGCAATAATTGATCAGCACTAACGGGTGTCAGACTGTTTAAATAGATGATGACGTGCTAACATCTCTGGTATTCCTAAAGCAGAAATGCTTTCACATCCAAGTAGCTCTTGAAGCTTTGCATCGCATAATATCACCATTGAATTTAAAGGATCCTACAAATAATATGCAGCAATTGTAGATCAAACAATTATGGACACCAATAACGCCAGGAAAAGAACTTCCTAAATGAGAAGAACAAATATTCCCTAATCTTTATCcattattcaaaagaaaaagacttttctttattttgatttatttttggcTTTCAATCATGATTTGATTTCAAGTTAATTGTTTGAACAACTGTTTAAACTTCACGAGAAAAAACCATGATCTTAATTCTTATGTAAGTGTTGGAATTGTCAAAACTGAAGGTTGGAGCATCTCTGAGTTTGTGGGCATGCAAAACGTAGTGGACATATGACTACACACCTCCAAATGGTGAAGCTTGATGTACTCCCAAACAAGTCTTATGGCTTCAGACTGTTGCATCTCTCTTCCCTCAGTGCCCAAAAATTTGGCAAGCGCTTCAGATATTGCCACGGTAGATGGAGCAGGTTCAGCACTTTCAGTCTTAATTTCAGTATCCACCTTCACTCGTTTAGCCTGTGACTCCTCTGGAGCAACAAAATTGAAAGCTATTTAGATTAAAGAACCAACAGTACAAAAGATGGTAACACAGCATCCTCATTAATGTGggatttggataaacttctcgataagaaggtaaaatgaattaagtttttttcacaagttaaaatcaacttttagAGAATCTAAATGAGAGAAGTTTTATAGAAAGTTAAACtgcataagttatttttaatttatgggagaatcttaatttattttaccttcttattttcttttcctataaatacttATCGAGAAGTTAATCCAAACAGAGCATTGGGTATTTACTACTTACTTGTAGGACCAAGTGGGATAATGTGTTTAGCTAGCAACTGATTCATCTTGAACATATCGGTGCAGTCTGTCTCAAATACCAAACGCAGGGCATCATCACAAATTATCTTTCTTTTGTTACCAGGATCTTGGAGGTTGTTTTTCTTTATGTATGCCCACAGCTGCCTCACAATCTGAATTGAGCATATTATAGTGTTCCAAAAGAATTTGTTTCTTAATCAGTGGTTTATTtcagataaataaaaattcatgttTTTTACTATGAAATTAAGAGAGTATCTAAGTTAGTTAGGGAAAAGAAAACTACTTCAGTTCTTGGCATTGCCGGCTCACCAACAACCGCCTGAAGTTCAGGAGAAACACCACAAACTTTGTTTAGACCACCAGCACCACCTCTTCTTTTGCTTCCAGTTTGCACACTGGTAAATCATTTATAAAGAACACCAACACACCATCTCATATGTTAATTCCATCACGCCATTCTAATTACAATAGAGACAGATTGGAGAAAATCATGCATGTTCAAAGCTAATCAGAAGACGACATCAGGCACAGATATTGATCCTCAGCCTTCAAATTAACTTAATATGCAATACTGTAGCAAATATGCTAGAAGCCTAGAACCTATCGTGTGCATTACATTTACATCTCAAGGCAAAGGCTTAAAGAGTGAAGAAAGTCACAATATAACATGGGCTAGCAAAACGCTAATTATGTTCACgtacatatgaaaaatatataaatataagctGTGTTTGGAcagtatatttaaaaaaacaatgcattttaaattttgaaaaacgaCAAATAACATTAAGCAAACAAGATTGTCGCACGTCCTGGTCAATGGAATGGGAATAAATACACAATAGGGGCAGGAGAAGGCTAGCAAACAACAAAACTACAAGAGGACAATAGTTTTAAAGAAAGTGATATTTGGGGACCGGGGGTATTCTCTTccaataaataaaactattattaGTATAACGTAATAAAATCATCAAACGGAAAATGACATGACATGAACAAATTTACaactatttttacaaaaaaaaaaaaagttaaagctATGAAATTTCAAcgacaaaatagaaaaaaaaaactacggtgtccaataataataacaacaaccaaCCAACCCTTAGTTTCTAGAAATGGAACCGTATTCGAACTGCATACAATATAAGATCAACCCAAGATCGTAACGGTACTTTGGACGAAACCGAAAGCGGACAGCTCTAACCCAAAACTAAGTCGAAGCAAACAAAAAACCATCGGAGCTAagatcttaattaattaacggGACAACGACAAACCCCATGAAGACTCACCCAGTTAAGAACTTGAATAGCAAAACAAAAGGGCATACGAAAAATCGCACCTTTCTTTGGGCACTTGAGGAGGGGCAACATTTTGAGGAGGAAAGGTCTCGACTTTACGCGGTGGAGGAGGGTGGGGGTGCTGCAGGAAGTTGATCTCGTCATGGAGGGCAAAATGGGGAGCAAAGTGGGTGGTTGGGAAGTGCAGTTGGGTGTGAGGGGCAAAATAGTCTTTGTGAAGTGGAGGAGGGTGAGGAGCAAATGTCTGTGGCTGTGACCGGAGAAGATGATCGATCTGGTCTCTGATGAAACTGGCCTTGTGAGAGAGGTCTAACCCTAGTTTGGCCTCCAGCTGCTGAACGACGCCGTTTACCGTAGTTATGGAGTTTGGGTCAGAGTGACGCAGTAGGGACTCCACCCCTTTCGCTATATCTTGGTCCGTcaccattcttcttcttcttccttcaccACCTTCATATACCAACAGAAAAAACGGCTGCTTAtaccttctctctttcttcttctgtttctctgtctgtctctctctctttataacATCGAAATCACAAAAATGCCCTCTATTCCGATTTCGAAATGTAGGAAATGACAATGGTGTTGTGTGGTGAGGTTATCACGGTGTTTggtttctcttttcatttttattttttaaaaattatttttatttttaaaagattaaaattttgaaaatatatttaatttaatgtcttattttttattttaaagaaataaaaacattgtgtttctaaaagaaaatatatttttaaatttatttaaaattatattctttgtaattgtatttttattttattcaaaataagtttTTCGATTTTAATcgaaattttattgtttctagtttttgatttgtttgaaaaaatattttcactaaaaatatttttaaaaatataacaaaatgtattttcatcatcattttttattttcagtaaaaataaaaacagaaaactatGAAACCAAACACCCATTAATGATAAAAGTGTAATTTCGTGGGATAAAAGGGAGTAGTGGTTGAGGGGTAGAAACGTAAAAAGGGGTAAAGGTTGCAGTGGGAAGGAAGGGGCTAGCTTCTTTTTGACGTTAAAGATGAATGAAATGTGGCAAGACATGGATAAAGTGGAAACCGTCTCCATCTCTTTAGACTTTGGCAACGAGGAATGAGGTAAAACGGAAGCAATGTggaattacaaaaatgccatttatcttccaaatcAATGAGTTTGAGTGGTTAGGGATTAGGGGAGTTTGGTCATCTAATTAAGATTGTCTAATTGGTGGGGGGCTTCATCTACTACTCAGCTAACACAGTCAACGTAGAGGAATGGAGAATTTCAGTCCTAGTCCTAGACAACAACCATGGTCCATGGCCCAGTTTAACCATGTTTTAAAATAGCCAAATATGGAAATCTACCCTCTTTGTTTCGTTTTTAGCATACGGGAAATCCTTAATAATTTGGATCCATGAATTTACTGCACTGTGTGACGGGTCTTTTTCACGCAAAGATCTCTAGATCGAGGCAAATTAGATGTTACATCCCCTAGCCCAACCTCAGTGTTTATTGGTTACACTGTGTTTGCTTTACTTCATTTACACTTTTCGAAGCAGGTTAAAACGTAAATTCTTGTCtcactttaaatttatatattcaagtATCTGAACACTAATACAGACAGGTACTTAGTCGTGTACATGAATTTAGGATATTGATAATAACTGATGTCTTTAGTTTCGTTCACGAGGTAAAAATCATGACCACCAAATATTAATAAGctttaatataatttcatgatttacatgttttagttagtttaaaaataattttttagtttttataatttatattttaatttttttagtttttataatttaaaagtagtttttttagtttttataatttatattttaattttttttaatccctatagtttgaaagtaatttttttagttcatataatttatattttaattatcttttaatctttgctacaaatataatatatatattattaactataaattagttatataaattatcaattatttttttattataaattatcttacaataaaatagttataaattacttgttaatatctttgtaattaattataattgataatattactcatattttgatggtaaggattaaaagaaaattaaaatataaaatatatgattaaataatcactttcaaattataagaactaaaaaaatatataaattacgaagactaaaaatatcacttgtaaaacagaaaaactaaaagagaattaaaatgtaaattataaaaacaaaaaaatcgctttcaaactataaagattaaaaaatataaattatgaaattataaggaacaaattaaacctattaataataattttttaaaactcttcAACTTTTAGAGTAGTAATTAGTAaggttaacattgattttcttAGGAGAATATTCCtcgatcaaaaataaaatattgatagtaaaaatattgaaatttgagTGATTTTTAACATACTAATGAAATAGAATCAAATTCATAATCAcatatttaaagaataaaataaaatgatttgctAATCATATcatgatatttgttaatatgAATGATTTTTTAGTTGGATTGAACAAATAAGTTAGTTAAATTATACACAAAAGAAAACTgagtatattaagaaaaaaCGAGGCTATAAATTTCTTAAGTACATGCAAATCTacgtaaaaactaaaaatagtcatCACAAAATCTCATATAGATCTATAGATCTAATATATTTAACTGTATACAAATAGTAGGTAGTAGGAAAGATACCTGTGCTGATGTTTCTAAACATATGTTAAAGTGCACCTGGTATTTTTGTCTTCAAGTAGAGTCGTAGAGATATTAAAATGCAAGAGAATTCTAAGCTAGTTGTTCTAAAACAGATCATATAGGATGACAATGGAGAGAGATAAAAAAGCTAGCAATCTTTCCACACCCGGTTATACTTACAGGGTATCAATTAAACAAATATCCacaattatatacaaatatttatgtgtttctgtaaatatttgttaagatataaatataatttaaaaacactaaaaaaattcattttatacatacatttatattaaaaaataactttataaaatatattcatagtaaaaataaataattttgaaatatagatttatactaaaaataaattcaagcaatttactttatatataattaaaagtatttaaataattatatgctaGTGTACTTTGTTACAAGTATCTTACTACTTGCGCACCACCCTATTAATAAACGTGTGTCTGTCTTATATTCTTAGCAAAACCTGCagctaattaaatattttttcttttaattttttaaacaatatatcAAAGAGGTTAGTAATAtcctaattattttttgaccaaaatatccttaattattttacaacaaATGTTATGAATTACTAGTAAGAAGATAAATTTATTCTCTCTCTtgtgaaaatgaagaagaagactaacatatgttaaataattaagtgaAGAGATGAGTTTAAATACTTTCAAGGGtaattttgaacaaaaatataaattgctaaaaaatttaatgttattgattaaattaaccAATCTCTTaaacaaattcttaaaaaataagaacgagttaaaatatgaatcatgttaattagtatttttagaacattgattaaaaaattaaaaaagcaattgaattatttattatgaaaattacatgagaacataaaaaaaatcataaataatataattttgtgcttcttaatatttattttctctttttagtttcttaatcatgaacctttatcattatatttaatgaCAGAAGATTATGTATACTCCTTTACTCATctctaattataagaaataattgattaatttagttattaacaCTAAATTTATCTTtccacaaaaatattaaatttatttataattataatattttttaaaatttatccttagttttattaaaaatctattCATATTCTCTCTAATATGGAAAGAGacaatttatgatattttagtCAAACAATAGTTAATACATAAAGAGAgataaagtaaaattttatgatataagaaaaaaattattgcctatattttatatatttcataaataagaacaaagtaatagtgaacatatatatatatatatatatatataaattgttgattatatttcatatatttcttttaaccattagatttaagaataaaagaattACTTGTGTAGGTGGATCTTTTTcttgtatataaaatatataggaTTCGTGATTGAATTAAGGCAACCGAatacaaacacacaaaaaaaaaaaaacaaagaaattagGCAaccgaatcaaaattaatttagggCATAAAGGGATGATGACGATTTCAGCTAAAAAGATAATATGATAATTGGAGTTAATAAAACACAAGTGAAGTGACATAGAGAGGAGAGAAGAGAAGGAAGAGGAGAGCATGGCAGAGATTCAGATTCTAAACCTCGGAGGCCCGCCAAGCTTAAGTACGAGGAAACTGCCATGCCATTCGCATTCCCAAAACTGGACTTGTTTGCAGCACAAGCTCAAGTGCAACGGCAGATTCCTTTGCCTTTTCTCCAACAACAGAAAGGAGGTATCTACTGTTTGGTTTTCCTTCTCCTTGCATTTGGGAATGGGCTCTATGCTAAACTTTCCACAACACTTGCTCTTGCTcaattctctttactgcacttttTAGCATTTCGTGGCACTATTTGTCCAATCATGGTTTTTACATTCCTtctctaactttttttataatggcTTATCAATTGGAGAGGAA
Protein-coding sequences here:
- the LOC100804281 gene encoding uncharacterized protein, with translation MVTDQDIAKGVESLLRHSDPNSITTVNGVVQQLEAKLGLDLSHKASFIRDQIDHLLRSQPQTFAPHPPPLHKDYFAPHTQLHFPTTHFAPHFALHDEINFLQHPHPPPPRKVETFPPQNVAPPQVPKESVQTGSKRRGGAGGLNKVCGVSPELQAVVGEPAMPRTEIVRQLWAYIKKNNLQDPGNKRKIICDDALRLVFETDCTDMFKMNQLLAKHIIPLGPTKESQAKRVKVDTEIKTESAEPAPSTVAISEALAKFLGTEGREMQQSEAIRLVWEYIKLHHLEDPLNSMVILCDAKLQELLGCESISALGIPEMLARHHLFKQSDTR